The Cellulomonas flavigena DSM 20109 DNA segment GTCGCCCCGCGGGACCGTCCTGCGCGGCCACGTTCCGCCCTGCGGCTGGCGCCACCTCCACCGTGAGGAGGAGGGGCCGCGCACCGTTGTCGTCCCCAGGTATCGCCGACGGCCGCAGCGGCGTCAGGAGACCGTCAGCGAGCCCTTCCCGGCCGGGATCATCTCGACCCACGTGTTGCCGGGTGCGAGCTCGGCCTCGGAGCCGTCGGGCAGGAACAGCCGCATCGGCTGGTTCTCGGCGTCCTTCTGCCACCGCGCCGCGATCGTCCTGCCGCCCGTCGCCACGACCGCGTCACCGGAGCCCACGAGCTCGTAGGTCGGCACGGCCGCGCCGCCCTGCGCGCCGTACCCGGTGCTCGGGTGGGGCGCCGTGACGGCGACGACGTTGACCGCCGAGATCCGCGCACCGCTCGCCGCGGTCGCGGGCGACGAGCCCTCCGACCGCAGCCACGTGCCCGAGCCGGCGTCCCACGTCCACGTCGGGGACGACTGGCCCGAGAGCCGGAACGCGAGGGTGCCCGCGGGCGTGCCGCCCGTGACCGCCGCGGCCCGGTCCGCGCTGCGCGCGAACCCGAACTGCTCGGGCGGCGCCGTGCGCCCGGCCTCGGCGGTGCCCCACCACGTGGACAGGGAGCCCATGACGTTGTGCGGTGCTGACCGCCCACGCACCCGGTACAGCCCGGGCGCGCCCGCATCGTGCGAGACCTGCTGCACGCCCGACGCAGCGACCAGCGCGAGGATGCCCGCCTGACCGCCGGAGAAAGCGAGCATGCCGTTCAGCGGCGCGACGATGGCCGGGTCCATGGGCCGCACGGAGCGGATCGGGCCGACCTCCTCGGGGGCCTTCGAGTGGAAGACGGCCACCAGGCGCGAGACCTCGAACTCGACGATGGTCTCCCAGACGACGTCCGCCTGGTCGAGGCCGGCCTGCGGGCGCGCGACCGCCGTGTTCTCGATCTTGACCGCGATCGCCGGGCGCGGGTCCGCGACGCCCTGCACCCCCGTGAGGGGCCACGTCGGCGGGACCTCGGGCGCGGGCACGGCCTGCTTGTCCGCCACGACCTCCGCGCGCGCCGTCACGGTGGGCGCCGGGGTCTGCGGCGCGGGCGAGCTGCACGCCGCGAGCGCGAACAGGGCCGACGTCGCGGCCAGCGCACCGGCCCGGCCCCGCCACCTGCGTGCCGTCGTCCGTCCCGTGCTCGTGCGTGCCACCGTCGCTGCCATCGCCACTCCCGTCCCCCGCCGCCGCGGCGATCTGCCACCGCGCGTGCACCGGCGCCACGTCGGGCGCCGGGACACTCTACGACGTCCGCGGGCACCGCCCGGGGAGGCCGCGGCGCCGCCGCCCACCGCCCGCGGCCCGGCCGGTGGGCGGCGGCGCGCGGACCGGGACCGACGACCTACGCTGGGCGGGTGAACCGGCCGCTGCGCGACGTGCCCGCGCGGGTACCGGACCTCGTACCGGCCCTGACCGCGGCGCTGGACGGCACGGGTCCGGCCGTGCGCGTCCTCGACGACCCCTCCCCCGGCCCCGCGGTCGACGTGCCCGACCAGGTCGCGCTCGTGGTGCGGACGTCGGGCTCGAGCGGACGGGCCCGCGACGTGATGCTGCCGGCCGCGGCGCTGCGGGCGTCCGCCGAGGCGACCGCAGCACGCCTGGCGGGACCCGGCGCGTGGCTGCTGGCACTGCCGACGCACCACGTCGCGGGGCTGCAGGTGGTGCTCCGGGCGCTGCTCGCCGGCGGGGAGCCGACGACGCTCCCGGAGGGGCCGTTCCGCGCCGCGGGGTTCGTGGAGGCCGCGCACGCGACGACCGCCGGACCCGGGCCCCACTACACGTCCCTCGTGCCCACGCAGCTCGTGCGCGTGCTCGACGCCCCGGCCGCCACGGACGCCGCACGGGAGTTCGACGCGGTCCTGGTGGGCGGCGCCGCGTGCCCGGCGCCGCTGCTGGCCCGCGCCCACGCGGCGGGGCTGCACGTCGTCACGACGTACGGCATGACCGAGACCTGCGGCGGCTGCGTGTACGACGGCCGTCCGCTGGACGGTGTCACCGTCGCCGTCGACGCCGAGCAGCGGGTCTCCCTCAGCGGTCCCGTGCTCGCGGCGGGCTACCTGCACCGTCCCGACCTCGACGCGACCACGTTCACCACGAGCG contains these protein-coding regions:
- a CDS encoding DUF3048 domain-containing protein; its protein translation is MAATVARTSTGRTTARRWRGRAGALAATSALFALAACSSPAPQTPAPTVTARAEVVADKQAVPAPEVPPTWPLTGVQGVADPRPAIAVKIENTAVARPQAGLDQADVVWETIVEFEVSRLVAVFHSKAPEEVGPIRSVRPMDPAIVAPLNGMLAFSGGQAGILALVAASGVQQVSHDAGAPGLYRVRGRSAPHNVMGSLSTWWGTAEAGRTAPPEQFGFARSADRAAAVTGGTPAGTLAFRLSGQSSPTWTWDAGSGTWLRSEGSSPATAASGARISAVNVVAVTAPHPSTGYGAQGGAAVPTYELVGSGDAVVATGGRTIAARWQKDAENQPMRLFLPDGSEAELAPGNTWVEMIPAGKGSLTVS
- the menE gene encoding o-succinylbenzoate--CoA ligase gives rise to the protein MNRPLRDVPARVPDLVPALTAALDGTGPAVRVLDDPSPGPAVDVPDQVALVVRTSGSSGRARDVMLPAAALRASAEATAARLAGPGAWLLALPTHHVAGLQVVLRALLAGGEPTTLPEGPFRAAGFVEAAHATTAGPGPHYTSLVPTQLVRVLDAPAATDAAREFDAVLVGGAACPAPLLARAHAAGLHVVTTYGMTETCGGCVYDGRPLDGVTVAVDAEQRVSLSGPVLAAGYLHRPDLDATTFTTSAGRRWLRTADRGRLDDGVLHVLGRLDDVLVTGGVKVDPLAVEELLGAAPGVREVCVVGVPDQHWGQSVVAVVVTQDGTAPPLTQLRATVAAALGPASAPRQVLVVDELPVRGPGKPDRRAVARLAAQLMPGPPAR